From Kangiella sp. TOML190, one genomic window encodes:
- a CDS encoding adenine phosphoribosyltransferase: MSSQSIDIETLVKANVREVADFPKAGISFKDITPLLLDAKVSQQILTALIEHARPLNLSAIVGIDSRGFLFGPSLARALGLPFVLIRKKGKLPADTIQVDYDLEYGTACLEIHKDAIKAGDRVLIHDDLLATGGTAIASAQLVQQLGGEIAGFAFVIELAFLQGRQSLRQYGSCFSLADYQS, translated from the coding sequence ATGAGCAGCCAGTCCATTGATATCGAAACGCTTGTAAAAGCTAATGTCCGTGAAGTCGCAGATTTTCCAAAAGCTGGAATTTCTTTTAAAGATATAACGCCGCTACTGTTGGATGCAAAAGTATCCCAACAAATTCTTACAGCGCTAATTGAACATGCTAGACCATTAAACTTAAGTGCCATAGTCGGTATTGATTCGCGCGGATTTTTATTCGGACCTTCTTTGGCGCGCGCCTTAGGGCTTCCCTTCGTCTTGATCCGCAAAAAAGGTAAGCTACCCGCCGATACTATTCAAGTAGACTATGATTTAGAGTATGGAACGGCTTGTTTAGAGATACATAAAGATGCGATAAAAGCTGGTGATAGAGTGCTGATTCATGATGACTTGTTAGCAACGGGAGGTACTGCAATTGCAAGTGCGCAATTGGTGCAGCAATTAGGCGGAGAAATCGCGGGCTTTGCCTTTGTAATCGAATTGGCATTTTTGCAAGGCCGCCAATCGCTCCGGCAGTATGGTTCATGTTTCAGTTTAGCGGACTACCAAAGTTAA